A window of Plutella xylostella chromosome 19, ilPluXylo3.1, whole genome shotgun sequence contains these coding sequences:
- the LOC125489999 gene encoding uncharacterized protein LOC125489999, with protein sequence MNAKKAPGSDGFTADICGAAIQCDREVFMAIANKCLSFKHFPSQWKTAHVVILRKAGKEDYTHPKSYRPIGLLSVLGKIVEKLMVSRLQWHIFPTLNIKQYGFMPQRGTEDALYDLVEHLREGINSKNIVILISLDIEGAFDNAWWPALKHQLTKKRCPRNLYEMVCSYLSDRKIKVNYARAACEKGTTKGCVQGSIGGPTFWNIILDSLLHKLEAEGVYCQAFADDVALVFTGQAVNTLEESANKVLNGIVEWGTRNKLNFAPHKTNAMLLTKKMKYDLPQLSMAGTKINLVEEIKLLGLIIDRRLTFKAHITAQCKKAADIYKQLARAAKVTWGLNGEIVRTIYIAVVEPIMTYAASVWSEAVELEMNKKQLFSLQRGFAQKICKAYRTVSLTSALALSGLLPLDLRIQEAANLYKSKKLLSTDYLPPGKELERKVGYLDLPHPSTLTSTNYEFFENTNPLHTGSQIFTDGSKIEGKVGAALSWWEDGKEKLSETFGLHPSCTVFQSELYALHRATRLVSSSTDNKVNILSDSRSSLDLLRNPKLSHPLARSIKENIARVVCEGREIKMFWLRAHIGTAGNERADELAKTAALQSTSHDYDKVPLSYVRKKIREESVRKWQDRYATSSTGAVTRKFLPDVNQAYRITRSAKLTPAHVQMLTGHGGMGEYLYRFKLKESPECECDPNIIESVWHIILDCPRFLAARQDLETLIDRNLVESELKDILADTKHRPHFLSYSDRVFRVAARRNSTIPRPDPQSIPVYQASVTTITAPPQATPKETATHQLLDCGEKGEARLRLRSVALFMDGSSERLGISFCISGARKSVAISPGLASLLNGSTSKATMKRKAYDALPVTLVGNQPCRLVRWRNKTIALFEWADDTPFVQACSWLSKLGEIALDSNVPRIISVDAMVIEYRKGEIVDQLGCLKASKHHEIVVYEDRGEDLSFLKGHILARGIDNCHQQAEYLVTGSERLQERMTAGAVAASEQRNMERRMHNLTSQGRVQGFLQAFKAAASSLIGKPQRTPERRQISREPKTGKRLAQRKITRAGQVVPRKLKTATTSKDHLENAAIEFMAITTATKQSKGGLPAGPGPPFAACRPGL encoded by the exons ATGAACGCAAAAAAAGCCCCCGGATCCGATGGCTTCACTGCCGATATCTGTGGCGCAGCCATTCAGTGCGATAGGGAGGTGTTCATGGCGATAGCCAATAAGTGCTTATCGTTTAAACATTTCCCATCCCAATGGAAAACGGCCCACGTGGTTATCTTGCGGAAAGCTGGCAAAGAGGACTATACACACCCAAAATCCTACAGACCAATAGGGTTACTCTCAGTTCTCggaaaaattgttgaaaaactAATGGTCAGTCGCCTCCAGTGGCATATCTTCCCGACGCTTAACATAAAACAGTACGGCTTCATGCCTCAGAGAGGAACCGAGGACGCCCTCTATGACCTCGTAGAACACCTAAGAGAGGGAATAAACAGTAAAAACATCGTCATTCTCATCTCCCTGGACATAGAGGGTGCTTTCGACAACGCATGGTGGCCCGCTTTAAAACATCAACTGACAAAGAAAAGGTGCCCACGAAATCTGTACGAGATGGTATGCTCTTATCTCAGTGACCGAAAAATCAAGGTCAATTACGCTCGTGCAGCATGTGAGAAGGGAACCACTAAAGGATGTGTCCAAGGCTCCATAGGAGGACCGACGTTCTGGAACATCATACTCGACTCACTGCTACACAAACTAGAGGCTGAGGGAGTGTATTGCCAAGCTTTCGCAGATGATGTGGCCCTTGTCTTCACAGGTCAAGCAGTAAACACCCTAGAGGAGTCAGCGAACAAAGTACTAAATGGAATAGTGGAATGGGGAACTCGGAACAAACTCAACTTCGCACCGCATAAGACCAACGCGATGCTACTAACAAAGAAGATGAAGTACGATCTACCCCAACTATCCATGGCTGGCACAAAAATTAATCTCGTAGAGGAAATAAAACTGCTGGGCCTCATCATAGACCGCAGGTTAACTTTTAAAGCTCATATTACCGCTCAGTGTAAAAAGGCAGCGGATATTTACAAACAGCTAGCGCGAGCGGCGAAAGTAACCTGGGGACTTAACGGTGAAATTGTGAGGACAATATACATCGCAGTAGTGGAGCCCATCATGACATACGCCGCAAGCGTCTGGTCGGAAGCCGTTGAACtggaaatgaacaaaaaacaacTGTTCTCGCTGCAAAGAGGTTTCGCGCAGAAAATATGCAAAGCCTACCGAACAGTGTCGCTCACATCTGCACTGGCACTATCGGGATTGCTGCCTCTCGATCTCAGAATACAGGAGGCAGCAAATCTGTACAAATccaaaaaacttttgtcaacCGACTACCTCCCGCCAGGCAAAGAGCTCGAACGGAAAGTAGGGTACCTGGACTTACCACATCCGTCCACACTTACCTCTACCAACTACGAGTTCTTTGAAAACACCAACCCGTTGCATACCGGTTCCCAAATCTTCACGGATGGAAGCAAGATAGAGGGAAAAGTCGGCGCCGCCCTAAGTTGGTGGGAGGATGGAAAAGAAAAACTGTCCGAGACTTTTGGTCTCCACCCGTCGTGCACGGTCTTCCAATCGGAACTTTATGCCCTTCACAGGGCAACAAGACTGGTGAGCTCTAGTACGGATAACAAAGTGAACATCTTGAGCGACTCGAGATCATCACTCGATCTGCTCCGAAATCCGAAACTGAGCCACCCCCTGGCAAGAAgcataaaggaaaacattgcgaGGGTCGTGTGCGAGGGCAGGGAGATAAAAATGTTCTGGCTGAGGGCACACATTGGAACTGCCGGGAACGAAAGAGCCGATGAGCTCGCCAAAACGGCAGCTCTACAAAGCACCTCCCACGACTATGACAAAGTCCCCCTGTCCTATGTCAGGAAAAAGATCAGAGAGGAATCGGTCCGGAAATGGCAAGACCGATATGCGACATCCAGTACAGGAGCAGTCACGCGTAAATTCTTACCGGATGTCAACCAAGCTTACCGGATTACGCGAAGTGCCAAACTGACCCCTGCTCACGTACAAATGCTGACTGGACATGGGGGGATGGGAGAGTATTTGTACAGATTTAAACTCAAAGAAAGCCCAGAATGTGAATGCGACCCCAACATCATTGAATCGGTCTGGCATATAATTCTCGACTGCCCCCGTTTCCTTGCTGCAAGACAAGATCTGGAGACATTGATAGACAGGAATTTGGTGGAGTCAGAATTAAAAGATATTCTGGCAGACACCAAGCATAGACCTCATTTTCTATCTTATTCAGATCGTGTCTTCAGAGTAGCAGCCAGGAGAAACAGCACCATACCCCGCCCCGACCCGCAATCAATACCAGTATATCAAGCCTCAGTCACAACCATCACAGCACCACCACAAGCAACTCCTAAAGAAACAGCAACACATCAGCTGTTGGATTGTGGAGAAAAAGGAGAAGCTAGACTAAGACTCCGAAGCGTGGCTCTGTTCATGGACGGAAGCAGTGAAAGACTCGGCATCAGCTTCTGTATCTCAGGGGCGCGAAAGAGCGTGGCCATATCACCCGGCCTAGCCTCTCTCCTAAATGGGAGCACATCGAAGGCTACCATGAAGCGTAAAGCCTACGACGCATTGCCAGTAACCCTAGTGGGAAATCAGCCCTGCAGACTAGTGCGATGGCGTAACAAGACCATCGCACTATTCGAGTGGGCCGACGACACCCCGTTCGTTCAGGCATGCTCATGGCTCAGTAAGCTTGGAGAGATAGCGCTAGACAGTAACGTCCCCAGGATAATAAGCGTAGACGCAATGGTGATCGAGTATAGGAAAGGCGAAATTGTTGACCAGCTGGGTTGCCTAAAAGCCTCAAAACATCATGAAATAGTGGTGTACGAGGACAGAGGCGAAGATCTAAGCTTTCTCAAAG GTCATATACTTGCGAGGGGCATTGACAACTGCCACCAACAAGCCGAATACTTGGTCACCGGATCTGAACGCCTACAGGAGAGGATGACCGCTGGGGCTGTCGCCGCTTCAGAACAACGGAACATGGAAAGGAGGATGCACAATTTAACATCGCAAGGGCGTGTCCAAGGGTTCCTCCAGGCTTTTAAAGCAGCTGCCTCAAGCCTTATAGGAAAACCACAGAGGACACCCGAGAGGCGCCAAATCTCCAGAGAACCTAAAACTGGAAAAAGGCTTGCCCAGAGGAAAATTACTCGAGCGGGCCAGGTGGTCCCACGGAAGCTGAAAACAGCTACCACCTCAAAAGACCATCTAGAGAATGCCGCCATCGAATTTATGGCAATtacaaccgccacaaagcag